Genomic DNA from Chroicocephalus ridibundus unplaced genomic scaffold, bChrRid1.1 SCAFFOLD_84, whole genome shotgun sequence:
GTCGGGTTCTTCTCAGGGGTCTCCATGTTCCGGCCTGGGCAGAGCCTCTTCTGTATCTTGGGGGGGCCCCAaaacccggggggggacaccctaaaAATGGGGGGGCCCtaaaactgggggggaggggcctaaaactggagggaggggaggggccttaaatggggcaggggggagatgccCTGAAATGGGGGGGGGACCCAATAAAGCGGGAGAGGCCCTGAAACAGGGAGGGACCCCGAaatgggggacacacacacacaaaacatgggGGGTGACCCTGAAACACGGGGGGGGGGCCCAAAATATGGGGGGGGACGAAACATAAGGGGGGACAGGGCCCAACATGGGAGGGGGGCCAAAAACGGGGGGGGAACCCAGAAGGTGTGTGCAGGGGTCCGAAATGAGGGGGGGATCCCTGAAATGGGGGGCGAGACACCCTAAAACCGGGTGGGCTGCCATCAGGGAGgttccttcccccctccaaagGTCACAggggggccctgccaggcccggGGGGAGGCGGGTTTCGCCCAATTCCGCCCTgtgggggggtgcccgggggggaggggccgccccccccccccatttttggggtgattttccctgacgtggggcagcgctgggggcccACGTGGCGGCTGCcctgggcctggccctggccctgctggaggACTGGAACAGCGGCTCCTTCTGGCTCCTCTTCGGCCTCTGCAGGTGGGTCGCGGGGGGAGGGTGTCTTTTTTGGGGTGTCTCCCCCCCGCTTACACCTGACTGacaccccccattcccccccccgccccgcagcgtCCCTCCCGCTGTCACCGAGGCGCTGCTGCTGGTCTCCATTCTGGGGTGCAGGAGAAGAGCCCtctgagccccgggggggggtggggggtggtgtcgGTGTCCgtaccctccctccccccccgaacccccccgaGCGTCCCCAATATGCGCTGACCCCCCGGCGTGCCCCcaaacctccccttcccccccccccaacttccacCGCCGTGTTGAGAAATTAAAGGGTTTAGCGCGGGAAAGCGCCGGCGCGCCACGGCTTTGGCGCAGAAAGACGGGGCGGTGGCCCCGCTCCTCATGCAAATGAGAGccgcggggcaggctgggagcgcgcgggagagaggaaggaggggttttttggggatcgggaggggggtgagggaaggggatggggggagagggcgGGGGGCGTCAGGGGAGTgcgagggggcggggggggtagGGCGGGTCGCCGTTGCGTAGGGGGTGGTGGCGGATGTCCGCCCCTGCGGGGGAGGAGTAGGTGGTATTAGCGTGGTGCAGTTTCATTGTTGTTTTTCGGTTCGTATGTGGTGAGTGCGGCACGACGTGGTGTGATCACATGTCCGTGAGACGAGCGGGGCCAGGCCAAGCGCCGTAACCGGTAGCTCCAGCGGAGTGTCTGGTTGTTGGTGCGGTGGGAGTTAGCGGTGTGTGCCGTGAAGGGCCGCGTGTGCGCATAGCGGCGCCGTGCGACCGGGGGAGTCGCGTGTGTGAGGGGGCTGTGGGCACGAGGGACACTGTTTGTGCCCCATACATCCCCCACCCCATGGACATCTGCTTTGCCCCATAGGTCCCCCCTTGCCCCATACGCCCCTCCTTGTGCCCTCCACTCTccgcactgggaccccactcgccTGGTCTCTGGTTTCTCCCGTTTCTCCCAGTTTCCCagttggcagctcccagccccgcaacgcgcagctcccagccctgcaacgCCGggagtcccccccccgccccggggacccTCCGGTGCCCCCCGGGAATGATCCCCCCACAGCCAACCCCCCTGAAGACGGGAAATCTTGGAATCctggaatcatttgggttggaaaagatgtTGAAGATCCTCAAAGGAGGATATTTGTGACCGTTCCTCAATAGctacggggcggggggcaggaggacggggcccagtgacaggacaaggggcaacggggaCAAACCGGGACACggcaaacaaggaaaatttcGCTTGGAGGGAGATGGAGCTTGGGGACACGGTGCCTAGAGAGTGTCCTTCTCCG
This window encodes:
- the LOC134509197 gene encoding transmembrane protein 107-like, with protein sequence MSGQLTEKYKLKGAFGGALGLLGVEFVGFFSGVSMFRPGQSLFSLGAHVAAALGLALALLEDWNSGSFWLLFGLCSVPPAVTEALLLVSILGCRRRAL